In one Stenotrophomonas maltophilia genomic region, the following are encoded:
- a CDS encoding M48 family metallopeptidase, with protein MRNDPFSRSPQGPQRRGLFGNIRWWVLLLAAGYAAFYWFSNRTVDPYTGEKVMIDSSLDAQQETALGLQAYQQILAQERPLDPNAQISRDVRAIAERLIAKVDVVETALAREHGVEPAHFARSFQWEVNVIPSEQANAFCLPGGKMAVYTGLVPVARTKDAMAVVMGHEIAHALLRHGAQRMAQQKLTQIGQMAGAASGMDAQQQQMVMSAMGYGYLLPYARSHETQADEVGLMLAAAACFDPREAVPLWQRMGQASGGQSQPEFASTHPNPGTRIQNLQALMPKALEYRKQFCEAAR; from the coding sequence ATGCGCAACGACCCATTTTCCCGCTCGCCGCAGGGCCCGCAGCGGCGTGGCCTGTTCGGCAACATCCGCTGGTGGGTACTGCTGCTGGCGGCGGGTTACGCGGCCTTTTACTGGTTTTCGAACCGGACGGTCGATCCCTATACCGGCGAGAAGGTCATGATCGACAGCAGCCTGGATGCCCAGCAGGAAACCGCGCTGGGCCTGCAGGCCTACCAGCAGATCCTGGCGCAGGAGCGGCCACTGGACCCGAATGCGCAGATCTCGCGTGACGTGCGTGCGATTGCCGAGCGGTTGATCGCCAAGGTCGATGTGGTGGAGACCGCATTGGCGCGGGAGCATGGCGTGGAGCCGGCCCATTTCGCGCGCAGCTTCCAGTGGGAGGTGAACGTGATCCCCTCCGAGCAGGCCAACGCCTTCTGCCTGCCGGGCGGGAAGATGGCGGTCTATACCGGTCTGGTGCCGGTGGCGCGGACCAAGGATGCGATGGCGGTGGTGATGGGGCATGAGATCGCCCATGCGCTGCTGCGCCATGGAGCGCAGCGCATGGCACAGCAGAAGCTGACCCAGATCGGGCAGATGGCCGGGGCTGCCAGTGGCATGGATGCGCAGCAGCAGCAGATGGTGATGTCGGCGATGGGTTATGGCTATCTGCTGCCCTACGCACGCAGCCACGAGACCCAGGCCGATGAGGTGGGGCTGATGCTGGCTGCGGCTGCCTGTTTCGATCCGCGCGAAGCGGTGCCGCTGTGGCAGCGGATGGGCCAGGCCAGTGGTGGTCAGTCGCAGCCGGAGTTTGCCTCCACCCATCCCAACCCGGGAACCCGGATCCAGAATCTGCAGGCTCTGATGCCGAAGGCGCTGGAGTACCGGAAGCAGTTCTGCGAGGCGGCCAGGTAG
- a CDS encoding formylglycine-generating enzyme family protein, which translates to MRFPLSSALCASLALALVACTPSPPTPAGKAGEGSGQAASPPAPEDRPAVQGSVTIAGQDAAEDVQQWTPPRVDREGRSLAQLRRAAEQAFAQDRLYEDGDAAIPLWLAVQEEVPDDRQARAGLQRARQRLLQQTDALLVRPLQQREALAEAGRQALVLLTLAPDDEKVRALQARVEIAQRVVAYNRAGEEDLRADRIGEDGDGAIGSFREALALDEGNRRARQGLAAAESGLIRRAEEAARRRDFASAGTWLAEASKVRDSSPTIADAFERIEQIRANTLAQLRDEGLRDLATPQGLKPAREKLAEALRIALPGDAVVAQLRERIDLATHYGSFRPGQVFSDAMRDGGRGPQMVVVPHGGFQMGAGDAEPGATDAERPSHYVRFDRGFAMAITEVTVSDFERYVKATNARPRATRRGHSVVYDERSGNFIRRSGVDWRSDYDGARALGNAPVMHVSVRDAENYAAWLSEQTGYSYRLPSEAEFEYALRAGSSGRYPWGDTGTPPPGSGNFTGSKDVSPSGRHWHNAFIGYGDGWWGPAPVANFRANAFGLHDMAGNLSEWVADCWHSSYRRAPSDGVAWFNPGCRARVIRGGNWANSPEQTRAAWRQSQDSDTTNARIGFRLVRGI; encoded by the coding sequence TTGCGTTTTCCGCTGTCGTCCGCGCTGTGCGCCAGCCTGGCCCTGGCTCTGGTCGCCTGCACCCCGTCACCGCCGACACCGGCAGGCAAGGCCGGCGAGGGATCCGGCCAGGCGGCATCGCCGCCGGCGCCGGAGGATCGGCCGGCGGTGCAGGGCAGCGTGACCATCGCCGGTCAGGATGCCGCCGAAGACGTGCAGCAGTGGACGCCGCCCCGTGTCGATCGGGAGGGGCGCAGCCTGGCGCAGCTGCGCAGGGCCGCCGAGCAGGCGTTTGCCCAGGATCGGCTGTACGAGGATGGCGATGCCGCCATCCCGCTGTGGCTGGCGGTGCAGGAGGAGGTGCCTGACGACCGCCAGGCCCGTGCTGGTCTGCAGCGTGCCCGCCAGCGCCTGCTGCAGCAGACCGATGCCTTGCTGGTGCGGCCGCTGCAGCAGCGCGAGGCGCTGGCCGAAGCGGGACGCCAGGCGCTGGTGTTGCTGACCCTGGCCCCTGACGATGAAAAGGTGCGTGCCCTGCAGGCGCGGGTGGAGATCGCGCAACGCGTGGTGGCCTACAACCGGGCCGGCGAGGAGGACCTGCGCGCGGACCGGATCGGCGAGGACGGTGACGGCGCGATCGGCAGTTTCCGCGAGGCGTTGGCGCTTGACGAGGGCAACCGCCGCGCACGCCAGGGCCTTGCTGCGGCGGAGAGCGGCCTGATCCGGCGTGCCGAGGAGGCCGCCCGCCGCCGTGACTTCGCCAGTGCCGGCACCTGGCTGGCCGAAGCCAGCAAGGTCCGTGATTCCTCTCCGACCATCGCCGACGCCTTCGAGCGCATCGAGCAGATCCGGGCCAACACCCTGGCGCAGCTGCGCGACGAGGGCCTGCGCGACCTGGCGACGCCGCAGGGCCTGAAACCTGCACGCGAGAAGCTGGCCGAAGCACTGCGCATCGCGCTGCCCGGCGACGCGGTCGTGGCGCAGCTGCGCGAGCGCATCGATCTGGCAACCCATTACGGCAGCTTCCGTCCCGGCCAGGTGTTCAGCGACGCGATGCGCGATGGCGGGCGTGGCCCGCAGATGGTGGTGGTGCCGCATGGCGGCTTCCAGATGGGCGCAGGGGATGCCGAGCCCGGCGCCACCGATGCCGAGCGCCCTTCGCATTACGTGCGGTTTGACCGCGGTTTCGCGATGGCCATCACCGAGGTGACCGTCAGCGATTTCGAGCGCTACGTCAAAGCCACCAATGCCCGCCCACGCGCGACCCGCCGCGGTCATTCGGTGGTCTATGACGAGCGCAGCGGCAACTTCATCCGCCGCAGCGGTGTCGACTGGCGCTCGGATTACGACGGCGCGCGCGCGCTGGGCAACGCGCCTGTGATGCATGTGAGCGTGCGCGACGCGGAAAACTATGCCGCGTGGCTGTCCGAGCAGACCGGCTACAGCTACCGGCTGCCCAGCGAGGCCGAGTTCGAGTATGCGCTGCGCGCCGGCAGCAGCGGCCGTTATCCCTGGGGGGATACAGGCACGCCCCCGCCGGGCAGCGGCAACTTCACCGGCAGCAAGGATGTCTCGCCGTCTGGCCGGCATTGGCACAACGCGTTCATCGGCTATGGCGATGGCTGGTGGGGCCCTGCGCCGGTGGCGAACTTCCGGGCCAACGCGTTCGGCCTGCACGACATGGCCGGCAATCTCAGCGAATGGGTGGCCGACTGCTGGCATTCCAGCTACCGGCGTGCGCCCTCCGACGGCGTGGCCTGGTTCAACCCGGGTTGCCGGGCGCGGGTGATCCGCGGAGGCAACTGGGCGAACTCTCCCGAGCAGACCCGGGCGGCCTGGCGGCAGTCGCAGGACTCGGACACCACCAACGCCCGCATCGGGTTCCGCCTGGTACGCGGCATCTGA
- the rnd gene encoding ribonuclease D, with protein sequence MAIWITTPAELDAYYQQRPTRIGLDTEFIRERTFWPQLALVQMAVGEDILLIDPLIPGMPEALAPWLTDTSIIKVMHSASEDLVAFKWTCGVLPRPLFDTQIGAALAGIGAGMGYQKLVQEITGVTLAKGETRSDWMRRPLSESQLQYAADDVEHLFALHDAIDARLQAMGRQQWLHDDAERLLASVANDEDRWPHLSMRSAQFLDAEAQRRLLRLLRWRDVQARQSDRPRSWILDNELAALLARSPPADVDALAKLFEPFPKAPRKLTAAVWQALDTPLADEQDAPLATQPTDSSKKTLKKMQDAVAECSRELGLADGVLASRKHLESYLEHRQWPSALAGWRQQALESRLQPLLPVR encoded by the coding sequence GTGGCAATCTGGATCACCACCCCCGCCGAGCTGGATGCGTACTACCAGCAGCGTCCCACCCGCATCGGTCTGGACACCGAATTCATCCGTGAACGCACCTTCTGGCCGCAACTGGCGCTGGTGCAGATGGCGGTCGGCGAGGACATCCTGCTGATCGATCCGCTGATTCCCGGCATGCCCGAAGCACTGGCCCCCTGGCTGACCGATACGTCGATCATCAAGGTGATGCACAGCGCCAGCGAGGATCTGGTGGCCTTCAAATGGACCTGCGGCGTGCTGCCACGACCGCTGTTCGATACCCAGATCGGCGCGGCGCTGGCCGGCATCGGTGCCGGCATGGGCTACCAGAAGCTGGTGCAGGAGATCACCGGCGTGACCCTGGCCAAGGGCGAGACCCGCTCGGACTGGATGCGCCGCCCGCTCTCCGAGTCGCAGCTGCAGTATGCCGCCGATGACGTCGAGCACCTGTTCGCGCTGCATGACGCGATCGACGCGAGACTGCAGGCGATGGGACGCCAGCAGTGGCTGCACGACGACGCTGAACGCCTGTTGGCCAGCGTCGCCAACGATGAGGACCGCTGGCCGCACCTGTCCATGCGCTCGGCCCAGTTCCTCGATGCCGAGGCACAGCGACGCCTGCTGCGCCTGCTGCGCTGGCGCGATGTGCAGGCACGCCAGAGCGACCGGCCGCGCAGCTGGATCCTGGACAACGAACTTGCCGCCCTGCTGGCGCGCTCGCCACCGGCCGATGTCGACGCGCTCGCCAAGCTGTTCGAGCCGTTCCCGAAGGCGCCGCGCAAGCTGACAGCCGCCGTGTGGCAGGCCCTGGACACTCCGCTGGCCGATGAGCAGGACGCGCCGCTGGCCACCCAGCCCACCGACAGCAGCAAGAAGACGCTGAAGAAAATGCAGGACGCCGTGGCCGAATGCAGCCGCGAGCTGGGCCTGGCGGACGGCGTACTGGCCTCGCGCAAGCACCTGGAAAGCTACCTGGAGCACCGCCAGTGGCCGTCGGCGCTGGCCGGATGGCGCCAGCAGGCGCTGGAATCGCGCCTGCAGCCATTGTTGCCGGTGCGCTGA
- a CDS encoding TonB-dependent receptor — protein sequence MSSSLVSFRRHPLALACAGLALVGSFGAAAQDSAPTPTGLDTITVTAEHREQNLQEVPVSVGVVQGERMRDFTAGGDDTLLALSGRVPSLYAETTTGRIFPRFYIRGLGNIDFYLGASQPVSIIQDDVVLEHVVLKSNPVYDVDQVEVLRGPQGSLFGRNTTAGIVKFDTLKPTQDYTGRVSASYASYNSVSIDGGFGGPINDIASFRVSALYQHRDDYVDNTYSGPSADGTVSPKKNAMGGFDDRNVRAQLLLTPSEQFSILASAHARDYEGTSTLFLRGALTKGSNRTDVPRDQVAYDEADNNPQAYKTYGGSVKARYDFGAIDFTSITAYETTSGYSRGDTDGGAAVNYPVNGVPNGYGQSMGRIRDLDQWTQEFRLASHDDSALQWQAGAFYFNGSDTTDFYQRAWFLQGAARNPNNWVRLRNKNTSWAGFGQLSYAFTDRFTVTAGLRQTRDEKHTRLLKTADTAAGVVTYKGRTDVRMSDTTPSWDLSAMYQITPDVSVYAKVARGFRGPTIQGRSAVFNADFTTADSETILSWEAGVKSSLWDNRLRLNATAFTYTVNDIQLNGNDSDGNGVLFNADKAKAYGFEADMELRPVPNLTLSAGVSLLHSEIKDKRVYAQVCGLNGQVVCTVDDPTIKVGANTFAQIDGNPLPNAPKYNVNLAARYDFPVSDAATMFVSTDWNKQGYTSFVLYDSKEFNSKGDFEGGLKIGYSGNYGAYEVALFARNITNEKNLKGVIENYMAAVYNEPRTVGVSLNMNW from the coding sequence ATGTCGTCTTCCCTCGTTTCCTTCCGTCGCCATCCGCTCGCGCTGGCCTGCGCAGGCCTGGCGCTGGTCGGCAGCTTCGGCGCCGCGGCGCAGGACAGTGCGCCGACCCCCACCGGGCTGGATACCATCACCGTGACCGCCGAACACCGTGAGCAGAACCTGCAGGAGGTGCCGGTGTCGGTGGGCGTCGTGCAGGGCGAGCGCATGCGCGACTTCACCGCCGGCGGCGACGACACCCTGCTGGCGCTGTCCGGCCGCGTGCCGAGCCTGTATGCGGAAACCACCACCGGTCGTATCTTCCCGCGCTTCTACATCCGCGGGCTGGGCAACATCGATTTCTATCTGGGTGCTTCCCAGCCGGTGTCGATCATCCAGGATGACGTGGTGCTGGAGCACGTGGTGCTCAAGTCCAATCCGGTCTACGACGTGGACCAGGTGGAAGTACTGCGCGGCCCGCAGGGTTCGCTGTTCGGCCGCAACACCACGGCCGGCATCGTCAAGTTCGACACGCTCAAGCCGACGCAGGACTACACCGGCCGCGTCAGCGCCAGCTACGCCAGTTACAACAGCGTGTCGATCGATGGCGGCTTTGGCGGTCCGATCAACGATATCGCCTCGTTCCGCGTGTCGGCCCTGTACCAGCATCGCGACGACTATGTCGACAACACCTACAGCGGCCCGAGTGCGGATGGCACCGTCAGCCCGAAGAAGAACGCCATGGGCGGTTTCGATGACCGCAACGTCCGCGCCCAGCTGCTGCTGACGCCGAGCGAGCAGTTCTCGATCCTGGCCTCGGCACACGCGCGCGATTACGAAGGCACCTCGACCCTGTTCCTGCGCGGTGCGCTGACCAAGGGTTCCAACCGCACCGACGTGCCGCGCGACCAGGTCGCCTACGACGAAGCCGACAACAACCCGCAGGCCTACAAGACCTACGGTGGCTCGGTGAAGGCGCGCTACGACTTCGGCGCGATCGACTTCACTTCGATCACCGCGTATGAAACCACCTCCGGTTACAGCCGTGGCGATACCGATGGCGGTGCTGCGGTGAACTACCCGGTCAACGGCGTGCCCAACGGCTACGGCCAGTCGATGGGCCGGATCCGCGACCTGGACCAGTGGACCCAGGAATTCCGTCTGGCCAGCCATGACGACAGCGCGTTGCAGTGGCAGGCCGGCGCGTTCTATTTCAACGGCAGCGACACCACCGACTTCTACCAGCGTGCCTGGTTCCTGCAGGGCGCTGCGCGCAATCCGAACAACTGGGTACGCCTGCGCAACAAGAACACCTCCTGGGCCGGTTTCGGCCAGCTCAGCTACGCCTTCACCGACAGGTTCACGGTGACCGCCGGCCTGCGCCAGACCCGCGACGAGAAGCACACCCGGCTGCTGAAGACCGCCGACACCGCTGCCGGGGTGGTGACCTACAAGGGCCGCACCGACGTCAGGATGTCCGATACCACGCCCAGCTGGGACCTGAGTGCGATGTACCAGATCACGCCGGACGTCAGCGTCTATGCGAAGGTGGCGCGCGGTTTCCGCGGGCCGACCATCCAGGGCCGTTCGGCCGTGTTCAATGCCGACTTCACCACCGCCGACTCGGAGACCATCCTGTCCTGGGAGGCCGGCGTGAAGAGCAGCCTGTGGGACAACCGCCTGCGCCTGAACGCCACCGCGTTCACCTACACCGTCAACGATATCCAGCTCAACGGCAACGATTCGGACGGCAACGGCGTGCTGTTCAACGCAGACAAGGCCAAGGCGTATGGTTTCGAAGCGGACATGGAACTGCGTCCGGTTCCCAACCTGACCCTGAGCGCCGGTGTCAGCCTGCTGCACAGCGAAATCAAGGACAAGCGCGTGTACGCGCAGGTCTGCGGCCTGAATGGCCAGGTGGTGTGCACGGTGGATGATCCGACCATCAAGGTGGGTGCGAACACCTTCGCGCAGATCGACGGCAACCCGTTGCCGAACGCACCGAAGTACAACGTCAACCTGGCCGCACGCTACGATTTCCCGGTCAGCGACGCGGCCACGATGTTCGTGTCCACCGACTGGAACAAGCAGGGCTATACCAGCTTCGTGCTGTATGACAGCAAGGAGTTCAACTCCAAGGGGGACTTCGAGGGCGGCCTGAAGATCGGTTACTCCGGCAACTACGGCGCCTATGAAGTCGCGCTGTTCGCACGCAACATCACCAACGAGAAGAATCTCAAGGGCGTGATCGAGAACTACATGGCCGCGGTGTACAACGAGCCGCGTACCGTGGGTGTGTCGCTGAACATGAACTGGTAA
- a CDS encoding SDR family oxidoreductase, translating to MRLHDKIALITGASAGIGRACALRFAAEGARLVLNARQPEPLQALADQIRAAGGEAVVHAADVAGPDTAQVLVDLAQRAFGGLDIAINNAGMLGPGVPAAEFPVDAWRQVMATNLDAAFHAARAQLPALLARGGGSLVFVGTIVGHTVGLPGMAAYASSKAGLIGLSQVIAAEYGVRGVRCNVLLPGGTDTEMGRQAAPDEDALDFVRSLHALKRLAGPEEIANAALFLASDEGSFVTGSAMRVDGGISTNRT from the coding sequence ATGCGTCTGCACGACAAGATCGCCCTCATCACCGGTGCCAGCGCCGGCATCGGCCGCGCCTGCGCGCTGCGTTTCGCCGCCGAAGGCGCAAGGCTGGTGCTCAACGCGCGGCAGCCGGAGCCGTTGCAGGCGCTGGCCGATCAGATCCGTGCTGCCGGCGGCGAGGCGGTGGTGCATGCCGCCGATGTCGCCGGGCCGGACACTGCACAGGTGCTGGTCGACCTGGCGCAGCGGGCCTTCGGAGGCCTGGACATCGCGATCAACAATGCCGGGATGCTGGGGCCGGGCGTGCCCGCTGCGGAGTTTCCGGTGGACGCCTGGAGGCAGGTGATGGCCACCAACCTCGATGCAGCCTTCCACGCCGCACGTGCGCAGTTGCCAGCCCTGCTGGCGCGGGGCGGCGGCTCGCTGGTGTTCGTCGGCACCATCGTCGGCCATACCGTCGGCTTGCCCGGCATGGCCGCCTACGCCTCGAGCAAGGCCGGGCTGATCGGCCTGAGCCAGGTGATCGCCGCCGAGTACGGCGTACGGGGCGTGCGTTGCAACGTGCTGCTGCCCGGCGGCACCGACACCGAGATGGGCCGGCAGGCTGCGCCAGACGAGGATGCGCTGGACTTCGTACGGTCGCTGCATGCGCTCAAGCGCCTGGCCGGGCCGGAAGAGATCGCCAACGCTGCGCTGTTCCTGGCCAGCGATGAAGGCAGCTTCGTGACCGGTAGTGCGATGCGCGTGGACGGCGGGATATCCACCAATCGCACCTGA
- a CDS encoding bifunctional transcriptional activator/DNA repair enzyme AdaA, producing MDTAIATTDARVERVCRHLQARLDEPSLQELAELAGCSPTRLHRLFKQATGLTPKQYAAALRADRLRTGLQQQARITDAFHDAGFGSSGRFYENAPRLLGMTPRQWRSGGRGEVIHFAIAESSLGSVLVASSSIGVVAILLGDDPEALLQSLQQRFRQAELVGADSGYEQRVAQVVGLVEDPARGATLPLDIRGTAFQQRVWQALQQIPQGQTASYADIAARIGAPRSSRAVARACASNPLAVAVPCHRVVRRDGDLSGYAWGVARKRELLRREKAANG from the coding sequence ATGGACACTGCCATCGCAACCACCGATGCCCGCGTCGAACGCGTCTGCCGCCACCTGCAGGCCCGTCTCGACGAACCCTCACTGCAGGAGCTTGCCGAACTGGCGGGCTGCAGCCCGACCCGGCTGCATCGCCTGTTCAAGCAGGCCACCGGACTGACCCCGAAGCAGTATGCGGCGGCCCTGCGCGCCGATCGGCTGCGCACAGGACTGCAACAGCAGGCGCGCATCACCGATGCTTTCCACGACGCCGGCTTCGGCTCCAGCGGCCGCTTCTACGAGAACGCTCCGCGCCTGCTGGGAATGACGCCCCGGCAATGGCGCAGCGGTGGACGCGGTGAGGTGATCCATTTCGCCATCGCCGAAAGCTCGCTGGGCAGCGTACTGGTGGCCAGCAGCAGCATCGGCGTGGTGGCGATCCTGCTCGGCGACGATCCGGAAGCGCTGCTGCAGTCGTTGCAGCAACGCTTCCGCCAGGCTGAGCTGGTCGGCGCTGACAGTGGCTACGAGCAACGGGTGGCGCAGGTGGTCGGCCTGGTCGAGGATCCGGCACGTGGCGCGACACTGCCACTGGACATCCGCGGCACAGCCTTCCAGCAGCGCGTCTGGCAGGCGCTGCAGCAGATTCCCCAAGGGCAGACCGCATCGTATGCCGACATTGCCGCGCGCATCGGCGCACCGCGCTCCAGCCGCGCGGTCGCGCGTGCCTGCGCCAGCAATCCACTGGCGGTGGCAGTGCCATGCCATCGCGTGGTGCGCCGCGATGGCGATCTGTCCGGCTATGCCTGGGGTGTGGCCCGCAAGCGCGAACTGCTGCGCCGGGAGAAAGCCGCCAACGGCTGA